Part of the Chelmon rostratus isolate fCheRos1 chromosome 10, fCheRos1.pri, whole genome shotgun sequence genome is shown below.
CTGTTACTCTCAGCCCCAGCCCCATGTGTTTCTTCTAAAGATACCAATATTTAAAACAGGCTCCTGATTTTATCATCAAAATTTTTAACAAGGCTACATAATTTCCTAAGATTTCCTAGTTTCCTAGATTCGTTGGGGaccattttcagctgcaggtttAATAATCTATGAAACATTTTGCAGGTTTGGGACAGTGCATGAGGGATCAACTTCATAAACTACATTTGTTGTGTTCTTTGTACTGAAGAAATATCTCAGCCAGTGCGAaggtgtggctcattgatgtgtttttaatagttttaggACAACAATGGGGCTTTACAGCACAGAGGACTAAACTGTATCCGGGGTTAGCTACTCAGGCGGTACTTGTTTGtgggatcaattcattgttgtttttcagcttttaatgGGATTGTTTGACAATTTGAAAAATGTAGATATCACCAGGCTTTAAATGAATATAAGGAAAAGACGTAAATCAGCTCACCTTGTTCTGACATGTATGCAaatgtgtcagcagcagaggaaacctGGAGAATGGGGCAGAGCTAGAGAGAGTTTACCACTGCTCTGTCTTATTGTCTGCTGTAAAgctgggcattttaatatggggtCTATATTAATACTAATATGCTGATGTCAGGTGCAGGTATGTTTACAATGTCACtttagcatgctatcatgctaGCATTGAGGCTAAAGGGATTATCATTAGTTTATAAATGTTGTTTACATATCAAAATTAATATTagataaattaaaatgttgactagatgatggcgctagatgaaaaagCAAGAGTGGTCATAAttcatccaatagctgttgacCCACGTATATCTGGACCAAATTTTATCCTGATCAaaccaatagttgttgagataaaAGACTAAAAGCCAAAAATATCAACGTCATAGTGGCACTAGAGAAAATATCAGGGGCTCACCGAAGTTAAAGGATGCATCCACTGGGAACCATGAACGTGGTAAAGTGTGCTGCAGCGCAGACGTAGAAAACCTTCCCGTCTGTGCTCTATGGCTCAGACAGCGCTGCTGTTCTCAAAGATCTCTGAGGCACAACAACACGGGACTCAGTGGGTGGCAAACCAAACATGCTGCAGCCTCATCAGCGCGGATAAATGGATCTACTTCTTCCGGACGAGCAAAAGAGCGTTTCACAGTTCCATGAAATAAGAAACTGGTTCTGAGAACTTCTGTCTTTAGTCCCGAGTCAacatgctctctctcacacacacaaacctctgtaCTGCACAATAAATTCGCAGTGAGTCGTCATGCGTCCTGCTAAAAGTAATTAagcatgcagcagcagagagtgtcTGCGACTTGCAGCATAATGTGTTTGCTGATAGTTGAGGGGGTTTGGTGACCTTTAATGTGCTATCCCTGCATCATCAGATATCACAACAAATTTAACAGTTTGTACATCTATcacagctcttcttctttttgtaccTAATTTATAACAGGTTAAATCTCTGGAGAGACTGCCTGATTTTTGCTCactgacattttcacacagcCTTTGCCGCTGCAGAGTCCTGTGTTTGGCTCGTGTCCTTTGTGAGGCCTCAGtgctcctgcagcagacagtTTGGGTGTCTGATGTCTGACTGTTGATGCAGCTGAGGCACATTGAAGTGGTTGAATGTGCTGGAGGACGCTCTGCTGATGTGGGTTGGAGGGACTAAATCATCCATTTgccactgctttgtttttttgaacTCAGGTCAGCAAGCGGATAAATCCTCGCCATTCCAGGATCATCTGCTTGGTGTTTATTTACTCACACTTAACTTTATCCTGCTGCCTGACCTGCGTTCCTCGGTGTGGGCCAATGGCATCTTAATCTGGTGACATAACAGTAGGATTATATACTCTGACTAGTCTGAGCCTGTTTGTTGCTGTGCAATAGTGATACACAATTGAACATTAAGTCAGGCTTCCTGAAAAAGATATTCAAATTATAGAACTTCTTACATTTGACTTCACAATTTCCATTGGAAATTTGAGAAATGGCAAGACAAACAGAATTTACATACACATTCGCTGCACAAGTTCTCCAAACACCTGCACAATTACATTTAGATGCTGAGCAGGCTGAAGTTTGGTCAAGTTCATTTTGGTCTGTATCCGTGTGCTTTACcagccaacaaaaacaaacctcagTGGGTGGCAGCGCCATAAACATGTCAGACTAACACAAGATagtaaactgtaaaataataaaaggcAAACTTTAGTCCCTTAAAGCCATTAAACGACTCTATAGCTTATACATCTGCAGTTTCCAGGTTTATGATCAGGCTCCTGGCCCAGAAACACTCATTTTATACACAGCGAGAGTGAAATACATCAGAAATATacatgcagtggtggaatgcaactgagtacatttactcaatcaCTCTACGtatgtacattttcattttatgcagtTTAACACTACTACTTTGGCAAATATTATATATCTTgttaatgtgtgtatatataaatggtatattgttctttttactcaagtatttgacagctatagttacaaGTTACTGTACTGATTAAAATATCataaaagatgcatttttacTGATGAAACAAGTCAGCATTGTATAAAATATCATCAATATCATTAATGTTAGCTAATATTTGACCAGCAACACTAAGATTCTTCTTCCACGTCAGTGCACatacaaaaataatataataatccGTTGTATTCCCCTCGGTGGGGATCCCCACTTTCTCCTCCTGCATATTTCTGCTGCTAACACTTGTACACCTCTATGTAAGTCACATTATGAATGCATGACTCTTCCTTGGAATCCAGTGTTACAGGTGTAACTTACTCCTACTCATTTTATTACATATTACATACAACAGGCTTCAtcacaatattttaaaaatgaaataaaatcgGTTTTCTTCATTATTGCTGCAGGATGTCACAGTTTGCAGGGTTCCAGTGATAAAAGTATTACTTTAATGTATCTCTGTAATATTCATGTAGACTTATTGTGCATTTGTGATTTGCCATATTTATGAGTTATTCTTTGTGTATGCAGAGTCTTGAGAGGTCAGTGTAACACTGTGCTGCAGGCAGCTCCTCCCATCCAGCTATAAGAGTCCAGCTGACCAGGGAGTCAGGGTCCATCCGCAAAACAGGCCGGTGCAAACTGTCTTATGAAAAGTCGGTCAGCTTTATTAAAATCTTCTTTTTTCCGCCTGTGGTTTTGCGCAGCACTTTGTGCCAAACTGAGATGGAGGGTTAGTACCTGGGTCGGTTTTCGGTCTGATCTAGCAGAGGATTTGGAGTTGGGACTTTTTGATGATGACTTTCGCCATGCTGCGGCCTGTGGCGACACACTTGATCTATTCAGACTTCGCCATCACGTCCGAGGACGATGAAAACCGCAGCGAAAGCGACGGCAGCTCGGAGCAAAGTTACTGCAGCTCCACCGAAAAACGGAGAAGGATTTCCTGCAAGCTGGACGCAGACTCCGGCGTGGTGATGAAGCAGAGGAGCGCGGCCAACGCCAGGGAGAGAGGCAGGACCCAGAGTGTCAACACCGCCTTCACGGCTCTCCGGACTCTCATACCCACCGAGCCAGTGGACAGAAAGCTCTCCAAAATCGAAACTCTTCGACTGGCATCCAGCTACATTTCCCATCTGGCCAACGTGCTTCTTCTCGGGGACGGCGGCGCTGAGCAGCCGTGCCTCGGCGCGGGTCATGCGCAAGGAGAGAGCGGGGCGCAGCAGCCGCGCACCATCTGCACCTTCTGTTTGAGCAACCAGAGGAAAGGGGTAAATGCTCGTCAGTCTAATGCAGCTGAaatccagctgcagctttaaatataaCATAAATTTTGTCTTGCTCAGGATTTTTGGGAAGGCTGCAGCGTATGTTCATCTTTTTGATTCATGACTGCTTTTGTGTTaacttcattattttgtcttcgtgtgtgtgcattaaaagCATCTTGACGCTCTGCACCTAAAActctaaaatatgtttttttatgctttatttttcatttcttcagtgCAAACATAATGTGATAAACAACATAATTAGAAGCTTCCTCTTGCAGGAAGCTGAGAAGTAGTTGTTGATTTGTAGAAAATAAGCtcaagaataaaaacacaaagcatctGCCGCAGTTAAATTGAATATCACTGAATCTTTATGTGACTGAGACGTTTCTCCTTTTCCAGATAAAAGATGGCAAAGACTGTTTAAAGCTGCGAGGACTGGGTCCGCTGCGAGTGAGACGCTGACAGACGACCAGTGAATGATGAGCAACCTGAAAATCCTCAAAGACTTTCTCAGGGAAGAGTCAAAGCtggtgtcacacacaaacacacacacaagcacacacacgtacacatgcTGGATCGAATGAAGGAACCAAAGGAGAGACTATTTATACTTGACTGAGAAATTTAAGCATAAGCCTTTCAAGGATGCAGTGCATTTGTTTGAAACTTATGAGTTTttgtcctccccctcccccaaaggttttaaataaaatatattttatcaaaataaaagcgattATTTTCCTGCTTCCGCATTTTTATAAACTGTGGTTCGTCTTGACAAACAAGAAACACATGTGTGCCATGGAAAAAAGTGATGTCTTAAAGTCATGACTGAGAAtggacaaaagaaagaaatataagatgtgtgtttgtgggactAACGATCCTTTAAGACCCCGTTTCAAGCTGGGtggcattttggaaaaaaagggTGCTTTTATTATAAACTATTAGAAATTAAATAATTAGAAACTTAAATTTTGTTAGCTTGACACCTCATTAATATGCTGTATTTATCTTTAGCTCCCTTTGCAAACACTGACATTCTTAACAACCAACTTATTGGTATCAGAagtcttttttgtctttatggaaagatgtcacacacactcacacacacacgcacacacatttccattgtTTCCAGTAATATAGCCAAGACGTTGTTTATGAAGCCTGCAGAGCCAAAGCAAAGGTTCAGGGTTTCTGGTGTCAACGactggtgtatttttttttccaactctcACGATTGGTGTTTTTTTGAAGTCTGTTATCGATTAGTCACGGCAAATAGTAGCCCGCACTCTGCTCGGAGCCCCCAACACAGCTGTTGGCATGTCAGAGGGATAAATCACTGCTGTGAGCCCAATGGACAAGGAGGGATGGGGCGAGAGGTCGGAGGTCACGGTGGAGCCCAGAAGTGAAACCCTGCTGATGTGTAATTAAGGCAAATGATGCAAATATAATGCTGGCATTGATCAACTTGTCGTTCTTTGATTTTTACTATTAGTGGACTCTTGTTAGCAGAGGTTGAAGATTCACTCTGAATTTGATCCTCACTCATTTTCTTACTTTCAATCGACCACAGAAGAATTTCCTACATTTATATTCTCTTCTATCGTGGTCTGCATATCACAGAGCAGATTCAGACAGCTTTCATCAGGAAACGTTTCATAACTTCTGAGAAGTAAGTCTGCTAAGGAAAAGCAGCCCAGTCTCTGCgggcctctctctgtcttctccgGTCTGAAAGAGACACTGCAGTCATCGGTCCAGCAGGCAGAttgcagctcagacacacagacagctgagccCGAGTTCCTGTCTGGCATCGCTTTGAAACAGACTGCAAACTTAGTCCTCAGAATGACAGAGGGAGGCTCCCCGGTGGCGCAGGAGGCTGTATGGAAAGTGAATTTTAAGACAGTTAAAGGTGCATGCTGGGGGTCCGAGCTCCCCTCGCCACCCCCCCCATCCCCTGCTCGCCCTGTCAGGCATTTGAATTTGCTGTGCTAAGTCCTCCATGCTCTGGGCCGGGGCCTCCTCAAATGGCTCCCCGAGGCTCCCGCCGGCAGGAAGATGTCACGGAGGCACAGGAAGGGAAAACAACGCGCGGCCGACCTCTCTGAGGAACTCTCTGTGCGACGGGCTTTGGGTCAGCGCCAGTCTTGACATCATCTGGCGCTGGGACCCAGATGTACGGCTCTCTGGTGGTACTTCTCAGAGCGAGCGAATCAAATAGTGAGTTTTCAGCAAAGTTGGatggagactttttttttttttttttcaagatgaCAGGTAACAAATTGATGGCAGAGACCGTCAGAAGagatggggggtggggggaaaCAAACGCAGCAAATATAGTGTGGATCTGTTTAACATGTCTGACAGGCGAGGATCCATCTGGGGACCACTGCAAAGGTTTACTGCTTCACTTTGGTgagttttcctcttcctctgacccTCGCATCTCTGAATCCCTGAAGAGATTTTGTGCAGGAAGAATTTCAGCGGAGATAAAATGAAGCTAGACGGCcgttccac
Proteins encoded:
- the tcf15 gene encoding transcription factor 15 is translated as MMTFAMLRPVATHLIYSDFAITSEDDENRSESDGSSEQSYCSSTEKRRRISCKLDADSGVVMKQRSAANARERGRTQSVNTAFTALRTLIPTEPVDRKLSKIETLRLASSYISHLANVLLLGDGGAEQPCLGAGHAQGESGAQQPRTICTFCLSNQRKGIKDGKDCLKLRGLGPLRVRR